Within Claveliimonas bilis, the genomic segment TGCTTAAAGCTGTTGCGGAAAAGGAAGCAGAACTGGGGATATTAAGTGTTCCAACATTTTTAAAAGAAAAGTGTAAAGAGTGGATAGATAGTAAAAATATGGAATATCATTGTATTTCCAGAGAAAAAGTCCATATTCTTGTAGGAGAAGGCTCACCGTTCTGTAGACAGGAAATGAAACAAATTTATATGAAAGACCTTCGTGGGCATTCGTTTGTAGATTTTATTGAGACAGATGAGAGGCTGACAGATATGAAAAAAGAGTATATAGATTTACTGCGGCCTAAGCATAGAGTGTATGTATCTGATAGGGGAAGTATGATTAATTTTTTGCAGAATACAGACTGCTATCATATAGCCACGAAAAATACAAAAGCTTATCAGGAGTATGCTTTTCATGAACATATAAAGGCAATTCCGCTAGTAGACTGTCCGTTTGATTTGGAGATTGTGTGGATAAAGACAAAAGACAGCTATCTTTCAATACTGGCAAAAGAATTTTTGATAAAAGTTCAGGAAATGCTGATTTTGGAAAGTGCTGAACAAATAAAAGCATAAAAAGAAGATTGCCCTGCTTATGCAGGGCAGATCTCCAGCCAGTAACCGTCGGGATCAGAAATAAAATAAATTCCCATTGCTTCATTTTCAAAGCAGATACAGCCCATTTCTTTATGGAAGGCATGGGCTTTTTCAAAGTCATCAGTATGAAAAGCAAGATGAAACTCATTATCGCCAAGATTATAAGGTCTGTCCATATCTCTAAGCCATGTCAGCTCAAGAAGGTGGGGCGTAGTATTATCTCCCAGGTAAACCAGTTTGAAGCTTCCATCCTCGGCATTTTTTTCTTCTGTTACATGAAGTCCGAGGGCCTTTTGATAAAAATCAAGTGATTTTTCCAAATCATATACGTTAATATTGTTGTGATAAAATGTAAAATTCATAAAATAATCCTCCTATTTGCAGCACTGTTATATTGAAGAAGATCTTCGGAACACAGACCTGGTATTTTATGAAAGTATAACATGTATAGCCGAAGAAAAAAAGATGTGGTATAATGTTCGCGTAGGCAATGAGCCGTGCAGAAATACAAGAGAGCAAAAGACCTGCTTGCGGGGACTTTTGGTATCTTGTATTTCTATAGGGCGAAAGCCCGCGAGCGAGGACCGTCAGGTGCGAGCGTGCACGGCGGCGGACTGTCGAAATCTGGTGCGCATCCGTCGAGGGCGAAAGCCCGCGAGCGAGGGCCGTTAGGTGCGAGCGTGCACGGCGGCGGACTGTCGAAATCTGGTGCGCATCCGTCGAGGGCGAAAGCCCGCGAGCGAGGACCGCCAGGTGCGAACGTGCACGGGGAAGGGAGACCTATATATAAAGAGGAGGAGATCAGTATGCCGGTAGAAGTGAAGGTTACTCTTGATGTGGAAAGTATGTCAGAATTTATGATTTATCATATTTATACAAGCAGGGTGGGAGCCTTCCTGCTTGCATTAGGTGCGCTGAATGTGGGCCTTGCAGTAGCGTTTGCCTTGCATGGTGAGGCAATGCTTACGCTTGTGTTTGCGGTGTTTGCAATATTGGTATTTTTCGGGATGCCTGCTTCTATAAAAAGCCGGGTGGCATCTATGAAGGATTCCCGGCGTATGACAGAATCTGTAACTTATGAATTTAGCGAGGAAGGAATAAAGACAACAACATCGGAGAAGACGGGAAAAGCATCCTGGGGGAAATTTCAAAAAGCGATATCAAGAAAACATATACTGATTTTGTATGACGATAAGAAAAATGCAATTATCCTCCCTATTGCGCAGCTTGGGGAAAAATATCAGAAAATTATAGATATTATCACAGCCCAAATGCCAGAAAATGCCGTGCGTATTAAAAGAAAGTAAAACAGGAGCAAAACAGAACGTATGATAATAGAATCAAAATGTGAAAAGGATACATTTGAGTTGGGGAAGAAAATCGGACGGGAAGCAGCGCCGGGGGACGTTTATACGCTTGTGGGAGACCTGGGCGTGGGGAAAACTGTTTTTACAAAAGGGGTGGCAGCAGGCCTTGGGATTTTGGAACCGGTCAGCAGTCCTACTTTTACGATTGTCCAGGTTTATGAAGAAGGCAGACTGCCGTTTTACCATTTTGATGTATACCGGATTGGCGATATAGAAGAAATGGAAGAAATTGGATTTGAGGATTATATTTACGGAGAAGGTGTAAGCCTGATTGAGTGGGCTAATCTGATTGAGGAGCTTCTCCCGGAGCGGTATACACAGATCACAATAGAGAAGGATCTGGAAAAAGGATTTGATTATAGAAAAATTACAGTGGAAAATATTTAGAAAGATAAGGAAGAAAATATGCGTATATTGGCTTTAGACAGTTCTGGACTGGTTGCATCTGTGGCAGTAGTAGAAGATGAACAGACAGTGGCAGAATATACAGTAAATTATAAAAAGACGCATTCGCAGACATTACTGCCTATGTTGGATGAAGTGGCAAAAATGATCGAATTGGATCTGAAGGAAGTAGATGCAATAGCGGTAGCAGGAGGACCGGGATCCTTTACCGGGCTTCGGATCGGCTCGGCAACAGCAAAAGGGCTGGGCCTGGCGCTTCATAAGCCGTTGGTTCATGTGCCGACCCTGGAAGGATTGGCCTATAATTTATATGGAGTTTCCGGTTTGGTATGTCCGATCATGGATGCCAGAAGAAAGCAGGTTTATACAGGGATTTATTCTTTTGATACCGGATTCCATGTAATAAGAGATCAGATGGCAATTGCAGTAAAAGAACTTGCACAGCTGCTGAACACTATGGAGGGGCCTGTTACATTTCTGGGAGATGGGGTGCCGGTGTACAAAGAAATACTGGAAGAGGAGTTGACGGTTACACATTTTTATGCTCCGGCGAATATGAACCGGCAGAGGGCTGCATCTGTAGGACTGCTCGGAATGCAATATTATAAAGAGGGGAAGGCGGAAACAGCAGCAGACCACAAGCCTGATTATCTGCGGGTATCACAGGCAGAACGTGAGCGGCAGGAAAGAAAACAGGAAGGAGGACAATAATGCTGACAATACGACGAATGAAAGAGTCTGATATTCCGGAAGTCGCCAGACTGGAGAAAGAAATCTTTCCGGATCCATGGAGTGAAGGGGCGATAAGCGAAACATTCGAGCAGGAGCAGACCCTTTTGCTGGTAGCCTATGAGGATAGAAAGCTGATAGGATATCTGATTTTGTATTTTGTCCTCGAAGAAGGAGAAATTGCAAGAATTGCAGTAATCCCTGAATGCAGACGTCAAGGGGTGGGAGCCAGAATGCTCCTGGAGTTGGAAGACTTGTGTGAAGACAATGGCATTACAAAGCTGCTTCTTGATGTGAGGGAAAGCAATGAGACGGCAATCTCATTTTATACAAGCTATGGTTTTGTTCAGGACGGAGTTCGTCGTAATTTCTATAGTGATCCACAGGAAGATGGGATTTTGATGAGCCGCGAAATTGGAAAATGATTGTCTAAGAAGGAAGCAGTTTCCACTAGGATCTGCCGTCAAAGACAGATATAATAGAGGCGTAACAAAAGGACTAAAAGAAAAGATACCTTCAGGGAGGAATTGTATGCGCCAGTATCAGTTGAAAGAGACAAAAGAGATTCAAAAAACAATAAAAAAGATAGTTTGTAATAAATGTGGAAGGGAAATCCCCTTTGACAAAAGCGGGCCGCAGGAAGATTTTCTTTCAGTGGAGAAACGTTGGGGATATTTTTCAGATAAAGATAATCAGGTGGATTGTTTTGACCTGTGTGAAAAATGCTATGACGAGTTTGTTTCCACATTTGTTATTCCGATAGGAGAATAGAATGTTAGATGTATGTTTGCTTGGAACGGGAGGGATGATGCCCCTCCCTTATCGCTGGCTGACAGCGTTGATGGTTCGCTACAACGGCAGCAGTCTTTTGATTGACTGCGGCGAAGGAACACAGATTGCCGTGAAAGAAAAAGGTTGGAGCTTTAAACCGATTGATGTCATCTGTTTTACGCACTACCATGGAGACCACATCAGCGGACTGCCGGGACTTTTGCTGACAATGGGAAATGCAGACCGGACAGATCCGTTGACTTTGGTAGGACCCAAAGGGTTGGAAAGAGTTGTAAATTCGTTGAGAGTGATTGCGCCGGAACTTCCATTTAAACTGATATTTATTGAGATCACGGAGCCGGAGCAGACGCTGGAAATGAACGGATACCGGCTGAAAGCATTCCGCGTGAACCATAATGTCATTTGTTACGGTTACACATTGGAAATAGACCGGGCAGGAAAATTTGATGTAGACCGTGCACAGAGTGCAGGCATCCCTAAAAAGTACTGGGGGATACTGCAAAGAGGAGAAACGATAGAGGAGGATGGAAATATCCTGACTCCGGATATGGTTCTCGGACCGGCGAGAAAAGGGCTGAAAGTGACATACTGTACAGATACGCGCCCCACAGATTCTATCCGGGTAAATGCGAGAAAATCTGATCTTTTTATATGCGAGGGAATGTACGGAGAAAAGGATAAGCTGAAAAAGGCAAAAGAATATAAACACATGACGTTTTATGAAGCCGCCCGTCTTGCAAAAGAGGCGGAGGTAAAAGAAATGTGGCTCACTCACTACAGTCCGTCGCTGAATCATCCCGAAGAATTTATGGATGAAGTCAGAGAGATTTTCCCAAACTCGATAGCGGCAAAGGATAAAAGGACGCTGGAGCTTACATTTTCAGATGATGAATAAATACAGGCGGCCGCCGGGAGATTCCGGGGTGTATTGGCATAAATCGGAGGTTAAAAGCAATAAATGAATGAAAAGAAAGACACCTTAATTCTTGCGATCGAAAGCTCCTGTGATGAGACAGCAGCGTCGGTTGTGAAAAATGGAAGAGAAATCCTTTCCAATATTATTTCTTCGCAGATTGCCCTTCACACGCTGTATGGAGGAGTAGTTCCGGAGATTGCTTCCAGAAAGCATATTGAAAAAATCAATCAGGTAATTGAGGAAGCATTAAAACAGGCCCAGGTTACCCTGGAAGATATCGATGCAGTGGGAGTGACTTACGGTCCCGGATTGGTAGGGGCTCTTCTTGTGGGAGTAGCTGAGGCGAAAGCCATTGCTTATGCGGCAAAAAAGCCTTTGGTAGGAGTGCATCATATAGAAGGACATATAGCGGCAAACTATATAGAGCATCCGGATTTGGAACCGCCGTTCCTCTGCCTTGTAGTTTCGGGAGGGCATACTCATCTTGTACATGTGGAGGATTATGGAAAATTTAAAATCATCGGGCGTACAAGGGATGACGCGGCCGGGGAAGCTTTTGACAAAGTGGCCCGCGCCATTGGTCTCGGATATCCGGGTGGACCCAAGATAGATAAGGTATCCAGAGAAGGGAATCCGGAAGCTATTGTATTTCCAAGAGCACATATAGAAGAAGCGCCTTATGATTTCAGTTTCAGTGGAGTGAAATCTGCCGTGCTGAATTATATTAACGGATGCAAAATGAAAGGCGAAGAGTACAGTCAGGCGGATATCGCAGCGTCTTTTCAGAAAGCGGTCACAGATGTGCTGGTGGGGAATGCTATGCATGCGGTGGAAGAATATGGAGACAGAAAATTTGCGATCGCCGGAGGTGTTGCATCCAACAGTGCCCTTAGAGCAGCGATGGCAGAGGCCTGCAAAGAAAAAGGCGTGGAATTTTATTATCCCTCTCCGATATACTGCACCGACAATGCAGCGATGATCGGTGTTGCAGCATATTATGAATTTATGAATGGGACAAGGCATGGGTGGGATTTGAACGCTGTGCCGAACCTGAAGCTGGGAGAAAGAGTATAGTGTTTTCCGGCCGGGAGGAAAAGGAAATGAGAGAGAGAAGATGTACCGCAATTGTGCTGGCTGGCGGTCAGGGCAAGCGGATGGGAACGAAAACCAGCAAGCAGTATCTGGATATTCTGGGAAAGCCGGTTTTATATTATTCCCTGTATGCGTTTGAACAGTCGGAAATTATTGATGACATTATTTTGGTTGTAGGAAGCGGTCAGGTGGAATATGTCAAAAATGAGTTTCTGAATAAATGGGATTTTCAGAAGATTCGCAAGGTTGTGGAAGGCGGCCGGGAGAGATATCATTCTGTGTGGGAAGGACTGAAGGCAATACGGGAGGAGAATCGGACAGAAGGAAATTATGTTTACATCCACGACAGCGCCAGACCGTTCATAACAGAAGAGATAATAAAAAGAGCGCAGCATGATGTGGAGAAGTATGGGGCCTGTGTTGTAGGAATGCCCAGCAAAGATACGATCAAAATAGCAGATGAAGAAGGGTTTGCCAGCGAAACTCCCCCAAGAGACCGAATGTGGATCGTGCAGACTCCGCAGGTTTTTGAAGCTTCTATTATTATAGAAGCCTACAGCCGCATGATGGAAAAAGAACAGATCACAGCCACAGATGATGCAATGGCAGTGGAACAGGAACTGCATCTTCCTGTGCGGATGACAGAGGGGAGTTATGAGAATATAAAGAT encodes:
- a CDS encoding LysR family transcriptional regulator substrate-binding protein, with amino-acid sequence MLKAVAEKEAELGILSVPTFLKEKCKEWIDSKNMEYHCISREKVHILVGEGSPFCRQEMKQIYMKDLRGHSFVDFIETDERLTDMKKEYIDLLRPKHRVYVSDRGSMINFLQNTDCYHIATKNTKAYQEYAFHEHIKAIPLVDCPFDLEIVWIKTKDSYLSILAKEFLIKVQEMLILESAEQIKA
- a CDS encoding VOC family protein; protein product: MNFTFYHNNINVYDLEKSLDFYQKALGLHVTEEKNAEDGSFKLVYLGDNTTPHLLELTWLRDMDRPYNLGDNEFHLAFHTDDFEKAHAFHKEMGCICFENEAMGIYFISDPDGYWLEICPA
- a CDS encoding YcxB family protein; the encoded protein is MPVEVKVTLDVESMSEFMIYHIYTSRVGAFLLALGALNVGLAVAFALHGEAMLTLVFAVFAILVFFGMPASIKSRVASMKDSRRMTESVTYEFSEEGIKTTTSEKTGKASWGKFQKAISRKHILILYDDKKNAIILPIAQLGEKYQKIIDIITAQMPENAVRIKRK
- the tsaE gene encoding tRNA (adenosine(37)-N6)-threonylcarbamoyltransferase complex ATPase subunit type 1 TsaE, with amino-acid sequence MIIESKCEKDTFELGKKIGREAAPGDVYTLVGDLGVGKTVFTKGVAAGLGILEPVSSPTFTIVQVYEEGRLPFYHFDVYRIGDIEEMEEIGFEDYIYGEGVSLIEWANLIEELLPERYTQITIEKDLEKGFDYRKITVENI
- the tsaB gene encoding tRNA (adenosine(37)-N6)-threonylcarbamoyltransferase complex dimerization subunit type 1 TsaB — protein: MRILALDSSGLVASVAVVEDEQTVAEYTVNYKKTHSQTLLPMLDEVAKMIELDLKEVDAIAVAGGPGSFTGLRIGSATAKGLGLALHKPLVHVPTLEGLAYNLYGVSGLVCPIMDARRKQVYTGIYSFDTGFHVIRDQMAIAVKELAQLLNTMEGPVTFLGDGVPVYKEILEEELTVTHFYAPANMNRQRAASVGLLGMQYYKEGKAETAADHKPDYLRVSQAERERQERKQEGGQ
- the rimI gene encoding ribosomal protein S18-alanine N-acetyltransferase, which codes for MLTIRRMKESDIPEVARLEKEIFPDPWSEGAISETFEQEQTLLLVAYEDRKLIGYLILYFVLEEGEIARIAVIPECRRQGVGARMLLELEDLCEDNGITKLLLDVRESNETAISFYTSYGFVQDGVRRNFYSDPQEDGILMSREIGK
- a CDS encoding ribonuclease Z; translation: MLDVCLLGTGGMMPLPYRWLTALMVRYNGSSLLIDCGEGTQIAVKEKGWSFKPIDVICFTHYHGDHISGLPGLLLTMGNADRTDPLTLVGPKGLERVVNSLRVIAPELPFKLIFIEITEPEQTLEMNGYRLKAFRVNHNVICYGYTLEIDRAGKFDVDRAQSAGIPKKYWGILQRGETIEEDGNILTPDMVLGPARKGLKVTYCTDTRPTDSIRVNARKSDLFICEGMYGEKDKLKKAKEYKHMTFYEAARLAKEAEVKEMWLTHYSPSLNHPEEFMDEVREIFPNSIAAKDKRTLELTFSDDE
- the tsaD gene encoding tRNA (adenosine(37)-N6)-threonylcarbamoyltransferase complex transferase subunit TsaD: MNEKKDTLILAIESSCDETAASVVKNGREILSNIISSQIALHTLYGGVVPEIASRKHIEKINQVIEEALKQAQVTLEDIDAVGVTYGPGLVGALLVGVAEAKAIAYAAKKPLVGVHHIEGHIAANYIEHPDLEPPFLCLVVSGGHTHLVHVEDYGKFKIIGRTRDDAAGEAFDKVARAIGLGYPGGPKIDKVSREGNPEAIVFPRAHIEEAPYDFSFSGVKSAVLNYINGCKMKGEEYSQADIAASFQKAVTDVLVGNAMHAVEEYGDRKFAIAGGVASNSALRAAMAEACKEKGVEFYYPSPIYCTDNAAMIGVAAYYEFMNGTRHGWDLNAVPNLKLGERV
- the ispD gene encoding 2-C-methyl-D-erythritol 4-phosphate cytidylyltransferase, whose translation is MRERRCTAIVLAGGQGKRMGTKTSKQYLDILGKPVLYYSLYAFEQSEIIDDIILVVGSGQVEYVKNEFLNKWDFQKIRKVVEGGRERYHSVWEGLKAIREENRTEGNYVYIHDSARPFITEEIIKRAQHDVEKYGACVVGMPSKDTIKIADEEGFASETPPRDRMWIVQTPQVFEASIIIEAYSRMMEKEQITATDDAMAVEQELHLPVRMTEGSYENIKITTPEDLEIAEVFARRCFDAEKQ